In a single window of the Pseudomonas oryzihabitans genome:
- the cobT gene encoding nicotinate-nucleotide--dimethylbenzimidazole phosphoribosyltransferase — protein sequence MSMPWWQGPCRQPDTAAAEAARQRQMVLTKPSGSLGDLEVLAIQLAALQGTPRPLLQRTAIAVFAGDHGVVEEGVSVYPQSVTAEMVRNFVRGGAAISVLARQLDAALEVINLGTVTPLEALPGVIDLPLGRGTANFTLTPAMTHDQCQAALQAGRDAVLRACAGGADLFIGGEMGIGNTTAASALASVLLDTSPLALAGPGTGLDADGVARKVAVIQRALLRHGDALQDPYELLRRLGGFELAALTGAYLACAQQGLPTLVDGFICSVAALCAQHLQPDTRDWLLFAHCGAEPGHAAVLLALGGEPLLDLGLRLGEGSGAALAVPLLQLSCRLHSEMATFAEASVSSRAHD from the coding sequence ATGAGCATGCCCTGGTGGCAAGGACCCTGCCGCCAACCCGATACCGCTGCCGCCGAAGCCGCGCGCCAGCGGCAGATGGTCTTGACCAAGCCGAGCGGCTCGCTTGGCGATCTGGAGGTGCTGGCCATCCAGCTGGCGGCCCTGCAGGGCACGCCGCGCCCTCTGCTGCAGCGCACCGCCATCGCCGTCTTCGCCGGTGACCACGGGGTCGTGGAGGAGGGCGTCTCGGTCTATCCGCAGTCCGTCACCGCCGAGATGGTGCGCAACTTCGTGCGCGGTGGCGCCGCCATCAGCGTGCTCGCCCGGCAACTCGACGCCGCCTTGGAAGTCATCAACCTGGGCACCGTCACGCCCTTGGAAGCCCTGCCCGGGGTGATTGATCTACCCTTGGGACGCGGCACCGCCAATTTCACCCTGACGCCAGCCATGACCCATGACCAGTGCCAGGCGGCGCTGCAGGCCGGACGCGACGCCGTGTTGCGGGCCTGTGCCGGCGGCGCCGACCTCTTCATTGGCGGCGAGATGGGCATCGGCAACACCACCGCCGCCAGCGCCCTGGCCAGCGTGCTCCTGGACACCTCGCCGCTGGCCCTCGCCGGGCCCGGTACCGGGCTGGACGCCGATGGCGTGGCGCGCAAGGTGGCAGTCATCCAGCGTGCGTTGTTGCGTCATGGCGATGCCTTGCAGGATCCCTACGAACTGCTGCGCCGGCTGGGCGGTTTCGAGTTGGCCGCCTTGACCGGCGCCTATCTGGCCTGCGCCCAGCAGGGCCTGCCGACCCTGGTGGATGGCTTCATCTGCTCGGTCGCCGCGCTCTGTGCCCAACACCTGCAGCCCGATACCCGCGACTGGCTGCTGTTCGCCCATTGCGGCGCCGAGCCCGGCCATGCCGCCGTACTGCTGGCCCTGGGTGGCGAGCCGCTGCTGGACCTGGGCCTGCGCCTGGGCGAGGGCAGCGGTGCGGCCCTGGCGGTCCCGCTGCTGCAGCTGTCCTGTCGTCTGCACAGCGAGATGGCCACCTTCGCCGAAGCCAGCGTTTCCAGCCGCGCCCATGACTGA
- a CDS encoding histidine phosphatase family protein, with amino-acid sequence MTDCWLLRHGATEGPEGFRGRLDPPLSEQGWTQLRAAVAAQPPFPLILSSPQQRCARFAEWLAAEQGAELLLEPDLRELDFGAWEGRSAAELMRDQAEALGLFWADPYAYTPPEGEPVAAFAERVLGAVARWRPRLQAQRSLIVTHGGVIRLLLARQRGFPPKDLLQVEAPYATLQSLALEQD; translated from the coding sequence ATGACTGATTGCTGGCTGCTGCGCCATGGCGCCACCGAGGGTCCCGAAGGCTTTCGCGGCCGCCTCGATCCGCCGCTGTCGGAACAGGGTTGGACGCAACTGCGCGCCGCCGTCGCCGCGCAGCCGCCTTTCCCCCTGATCCTGAGTTCGCCGCAGCAGCGCTGCGCACGCTTCGCCGAATGGCTGGCAGCGGAGCAGGGTGCCGAGCTGCTGCTGGAGCCCGATCTGCGCGAACTGGATTTCGGCGCCTGGGAAGGCCGCAGTGCGGCCGAGCTGATGCGGGACCAGGCCGAGGCCCTGGGGCTGTTCTGGGCCGATCCCTATGCCTATACCCCGCCCGAGGGCGAGCCCGTGGCCGCCTTCGCCGAGCGGGTGCTGGGGGCGGTGGCGCGCTGGCGTCCGCGACTGCAGGCGCAACGCAGCCTGATCGTCACCCACGGCGGCGTCATCCGCCTGCTGTTGGCGCGCCAGCGCGGTTTCCCGCCCAAGGATCTACTGCAGGTCGAGGCACCCTACGCGACCCTGCAGTCGCTGGCACTGGAGCAAGACTGA
- a CDS encoding adenosylcobinamide-GDP ribazoletransferase, translating to MPLSWLIAVQFLTRLPVRLPGMPAPEAIGRSVLWYPAVGLLIGAVLSLIAWLGAGGGVFLQAALVLAAWVMVTGGLHLDGLADTFDAWVGGYGDRERTLAIMKDPACGPMGVLALLLTLLLKWSALVVLLPDSLACLWLAPLAGRLALPWLLLTTAYVRPGGLGDMLSRHLPRKLLNRVLLLGAAGLALLPQGFMALLVTAGIALLARRALRQRLGGTTGDTAGALLEITETGVLVALALTLR from the coding sequence ATGCCGCTGTCCTGGTTGATCGCCGTGCAGTTCCTCACCCGCCTGCCGGTCCGGCTACCGGGCATGCCCGCACCCGAGGCCATCGGCCGTTCGGTGCTCTGGTATCCGGCAGTCGGCCTGCTAATCGGCGCTGTGCTGAGTCTGATCGCCTGGCTGGGCGCCGGGGGCGGCGTCTTCCTCCAGGCAGCGCTGGTGCTGGCCGCCTGGGTGATGGTGACGGGCGGGCTGCATCTGGATGGCCTGGCCGACACCTTCGATGCCTGGGTCGGTGGCTATGGCGACCGCGAGCGGACGCTGGCCATCATGAAGGATCCGGCCTGCGGCCCCATGGGCGTGCTGGCGCTGCTGCTGACCCTGCTGCTCAAATGGAGCGCCCTGGTCGTGCTCTTGCCGGACTCGCTGGCGTGCCTGTGGCTGGCGCCTCTGGCCGGTCGCCTGGCGCTGCCTTGGTTGCTGTTGACCACGGCCTATGTGCGTCCGGGCGGGTTGGGCGACATGCTCAGTCGCCATCTGCCACGGAAGCTGCTCAACAGGGTGCTGCTGCTTGGCGCTGCGGGTCTGGCCTTGCTGCCCCAGGGCTTCATGGCGCTGCTGGTGACCGCTGGCATCGCCTTGCTGGCGCGCCGGGCGCTGCGTCAGCGCCTGGGCGGTACCACCGGCGACACGGCAGGCGCGCTTCTCGAAATCACTGAAACCGGGGTGCTGGTGGCACTGGCGCTAACGTTGCGCTGA
- the cobU gene encoding bifunctional adenosylcobinamide kinase/adenosylcobinamide-phosphate guanylyltransferase has translation MRELILGGARSGKSALAERLAADCGLAVTYIATAGGSDAELARRIERHAARRPAHWALVEEPLALSERLQALAAPEQCLLVDCLTLWLTNLLLLDDPQRLEQACAQLLDVMPQLPGRLIFVSNETGLGIVPLGELTRRYVDAAGELHQALATRCDRVVLSVAGLPLTLKGTPL, from the coding sequence ATGCGCGAACTCATTCTTGGCGGCGCTCGCTCCGGCAAGAGCGCCCTGGCCGAGCGCCTGGCTGCCGACTGCGGACTGGCAGTCACCTATATCGCTACCGCCGGGGGCAGCGATGCCGAACTGGCGCGCCGCATCGAACGCCACGCGGCGCGCCGGCCCGCACACTGGGCGCTGGTGGAAGAGCCCCTGGCGCTGAGCGAACGCCTGCAGGCGCTGGCCGCGCCAGAGCAGTGTCTGCTGGTGGACTGCCTGACCCTCTGGCTGACCAACCTGCTGCTGCTCGACGATCCACAGCGCCTGGAGCAGGCCTGCGCGCAACTGCTCGACGTCATGCCCCAGCTGCCTGGCCGGCTTATCTTTGTCAGTAACGAGACCGGTCTGGGTATCGTCCCCCTGGGCGAGCTGACACGGCGTTATGTCGATGCCGCTGGCGAACTGCACCAGGCCCTGGCCACCCGCTGCGATCGCGTGGTGCTGAGCGTGGCCGGTCTCCCCCTGACCCTCAAAGGAACCCCGTTATGA
- a CDS encoding cobyric acid synthase, whose translation MSTLMVQGTTSDAGKSTLVAALCRWLYRQGVGVVPFKPQNMALNSAVTADGGEIGRAQAVQAQACGLAPHTDMNPVLLKPNTDVGAQVIIHGRAVTSMDAKAYHAYKPVAREAVLASHARLAERFEVVLVEGAGSPAEINLRQGDIANMGFAEAVDCPVLLVADIDRGGVFAHLVGTLDLLEPSEQARVAGFIINRFRGDLALLQPGLDWLEARTGKPVLGVLPYLHDLHLEAEDRLATGQVAKQGPRLRVAVPVMPRLSNHTDFDPLRLHPQVELLFVRQGEALPAADLIILGGSKSVRSDLTFLRAQGWDTAIARHLRYGGRVLGICGGFQMLGERVADPLGLEGAPGDSLGLALLAMTTELAAEKQLRNVRGWLCDGDAEVAGYEIHAGVSRGAALEHPVLRFEDGRVDGSLSADGQVLGTYLHGLFESPAASVALLRWAGLAEPQQLDYHALRERDLERLADLVEHHLDTGRLRALCEL comes from the coding sequence ATGAGTACGCTGATGGTGCAGGGCACCACGTCCGACGCCGGTAAGAGCACCCTGGTGGCCGCCCTGTGCCGCTGGCTCTATCGCCAGGGTGTAGGCGTAGTACCCTTCAAACCGCAGAACATGGCGCTCAACAGCGCGGTGACCGCTGACGGTGGCGAGATCGGCCGGGCCCAGGCGGTCCAGGCCCAGGCCTGTGGTCTGGCGCCCCATACCGACATGAATCCCGTGCTGCTCAAGCCCAATACCGACGTCGGCGCCCAGGTGATCATCCATGGCCGCGCCGTCACCAGCATGGACGCCAAGGCCTATCACGCCTACAAGCCCGTGGCCCGCGAAGCGGTACTGGCCTCTCATGCCCGGCTGGCCGAGCGCTTCGAGGTGGTGCTGGTGGAAGGCGCCGGCTCACCGGCCGAGATCAACCTGCGCCAGGGTGACATCGCCAACATGGGCTTCGCCGAGGCGGTGGACTGCCCGGTGCTGCTGGTGGCGGACATCGATCGCGGCGGTGTCTTCGCCCATCTGGTCGGCACCCTGGACCTGCTCGAACCCAGCGAGCAGGCACGCGTCGCTGGCTTCATCATCAACCGCTTCCGCGGCGACCTGGCCCTGCTGCAACCTGGGCTGGACTGGCTCGAAGCCCGCACCGGCAAACCGGTGCTTGGCGTGCTGCCCTATCTGCATGACCTGCACCTGGAAGCCGAGGATCGCCTGGCCACCGGCCAGGTCGCCAAGCAGGGACCCCGCTTGCGGGTGGCGGTGCCGGTGATGCCACGGCTGAGCAATCACACCGATTTCGATCCCCTGCGCCTGCATCCCCAGGTGGAACTGCTGTTCGTTCGGCAGGGCGAGGCCCTGCCCGCGGCGGATCTGATCATCCTGGGCGGCTCCAAGAGCGTGCGCAGCGATCTGACGTTCCTGCGTGCCCAGGGCTGGGACACGGCCATTGCCCGTCACCTGCGCTATGGCGGGCGTGTGCTGGGCATCTGCGGCGGCTTCCAGATGCTGGGCGAGCGAGTCGCCGATCCGCTAGGCCTGGAGGGTGCCCCGGGTGACAGCCTGGGCCTTGCACTCCTGGCCATGACCACCGAACTGGCCGCGGAGAAGCAGCTGCGCAACGTGCGCGGCTGGCTGTGCGACGGCGACGCCGAGGTCGCCGGCTATGAGATTCATGCCGGCGTCAGCCGGGGAGCGGCGCTGGAGCATCCGGTGCTGCGCTTCGAGGATGGTCGCGTCGATGGCAGTCTCAGCGCAGACGGCCAGGTGCTGGGTACCTACCTGCACGGCCTGTTCGAGTCGCCCGCTGCCAGTGTCGCGCTGTTGCGCTGGGCGGGTCTGGCCGAGCCGCAGCAGCTGGACTACCACGCCCTGCGCGAACGCGATCTGGAGCGCCTGGCCGACCTCGTCGAACACCATTTGGACACCGGGCGCCTGCGCGCCCTCTGCGAGCTCTAG